Proteins found in one Hevea brasiliensis isolate MT/VB/25A 57/8 chromosome 18, ASM3005281v1, whole genome shotgun sequence genomic segment:
- the LOC110641943 gene encoding FCS-Like Zinc finger 2 has product MESSSGSRRPCFIEEDDGLASIAGMEAGFSGNHQHHHPFFSRSLCYGRRGSLRNLSSSISSPRSARFYDARFEDHQPHFLEACYLCKKPLGNNRDIFMYRGDTPFCSEECRQEQIEIDEAEDKNWNLSSSMKALRKKDQKKSSMSPTKNQGCPSRAGTVAAA; this is encoded by the exons ATGGAGTCGTCTTCTGGGTCTAGAAGGCCTTGTTTCATTGAGGAAGATGATGGGTTAGCTTCTATTGCTGGTATGGAAGCTGGATTTTCAGGTAATCATCAGCACCACCACCCATTCTTTTCTCGGTCGCTTTGTTATGGGAGGAGGGGTAGTCTCAGGAACTTGTCATCGTCTATTTCTTCTCCAAGATCCGCTAGGTTTTATGATGCGAGATTTGAGGATCATCAACCCCATTTCTTGGAAGCTTGTTATCTTTGCAAGAAACCACTGGGTAACAACAGAGACATCTTCATGTATAG AGGGGACACTCCATTCTGCAGTGAAGAGTGCAGGCAAGAACAAATAGAGATAGATGAAGCTGAAGACAAGAACTGGAACCTTTCTTCTTCCATGAAAGCATTAAGGAAGAAAGACCAGAAGAAATCTTCTATGTCCCCTACCAAAAACCAAGGCTGCCCTTCACGTGCAGGCACCGTAGCTGCAGCTTAA